In Papaver somniferum cultivar HN1 chromosome 1, ASM357369v1, whole genome shotgun sequence, a genomic segment contains:
- the LOC113352526 gene encoding uncharacterized protein LOC113352526: protein MKVSDFILDGEWVIPTELMEMINMDDLPVVSKGKDKRVWTGTIIGRFTVASAVEIMRQKFPSLNWTKKVWHKSVHPSISSNVWNLASNICATDDNMKKRNFKMVSRCIFCRKEEETRDHILWYFNYGEIIWRWLGGNFNFKNPRSFDDVFHLAKNKIPAIKEIWLLSAFITMKELWFMRNECIFGNEKCDLNVTEKKIKQVLLYNEIRLTANMWNKQYDLQVLKRFGLKTREVKCMSIKEVFFQLPEQGKLLLFCDGDSRGNLGNAGYGVVGRLSSGEFLVAISGGLGVSTNYYAESFAVLIAGEWALNHGFNKLVFRTDSKEAISVFQGNALPWFAITRWERICEAAISWEFIHSFREVNFSVDTMAKRGSVL, encoded by the coding sequence ATGAAAGTGTCAGATTTTATTCTTGATGGGGAATGGGTTATTCCAACTGAGCTCATGGAGATGATTAATATGGATGACTTACCTGTTGTTAGTAAAGGCAAAGACAAGAGAGTATGGACTGGTACCATTATAGGAAGATTCACAGTAGCTTCAGCTGTGGAAATCATGAGACAAAAATTTCCTTCTCTTAATTGGACCAAAAAGGTGTGGCACAAATCTGTTCACCCTAGCATATCTAGTAATGTTTGGAACCTTGCTAGTAACATTTGTGCAACTGATGACAATATGAAGAAGAGAAACTTCAAGATGGTATCTAGATGCATATTCTGTagaaaggaggaagaaacaaGGGATCACATCCTTTGGTATTTCAATTATGGTGAGATTATTTGGAGATGGCTTGGTGGAAATTTTAACTTTAAAAACCCAAGATCATTTGATGATGTTTTTCATTTAGCAAAAAACAAGATACCTGCTATAAAGGAAATATGGCTTCTGAGTGCATTCATAACTATGAAGGAGCTTTGGTTTATGAGGAATGAGTGTATTTTTGGGAATGAGAAATGTGATCTTAATGTCACcgagaagaaaataaaacaagtattattATATAATGAGATCAGATTGACTGCAAATATGTGGAACAAACAATATGATTTACAGGTACTCAAACGTTTTGGCCTGAAGACAAGGGAAGTGAAGTGTATGAGCATAAAAGAAGTGTTTTTCCAGCTACCTGAACAGGGGAAATTGCTACTTTTCTGTGATGGAGACTCTAGAGGAAATCTAGGTAATGCTGGATATGGAGTAGTGGGTAGACTGAGTTCTGGAGAGTTTTTAGTTGCAATATCAGGTGGACTAGGTGTTTCTACAAATTATTATGCTGAGAGTTTTGCAGTACTTATAGCAGGGGAGTGGGCACTTAATCATGGTTTCAATAAACTCGTATTCAGAACAGATTCCAAAGAAGCCATTAGTGTTTTTCAGGGCAATGCACTTCCATGGTTTGCTATTACCAGGTGGGAAAGGATTTGTGAAGCAGCCATCTCTTGGGAATTCATTCATAGTTTCAGAGAAGTCAATTTCTCTGTAGATACAATGGCAAAGAGAGGCTCAGTGTTATGA